Proteins from one Impatiens glandulifera chromosome 2, dImpGla2.1, whole genome shotgun sequence genomic window:
- the LOC124924613 gene encoding uncharacterized protein LOC124924613, translated as MTSHHRPANYKFGLGYYNNNSNKSRKKLKPNKGKLPSISFVKVTSTDTQASHDADELVAKKELKYVEPTDKSRWLSPGRRKGKQVKFLEDSKRYLDSECSMHMNGNRKLLTNIVNESGFRITFGDNSKDYACCKVDRKSTIRTCQFLGDRLISWYSKKQTSIATSTVDAKYLATRSCCAKLLWIQQKLKGFGIQVEESPIFCDNTNAIAITYNPVLHSMTNRSCTISSEIMWCK; from the exons ATGACGAGTCATCATAGGCCTGCCAACTACAAGTTTGGATTAGGATATTACAACAACAACTCAAACAAGTCACGCAAGAAGTTGAAACCCAATAAAGGAAAACTTCCTtccataagctttgtcaaggtTACTTCAACTGACACTCAAGCAAGTCACGATGCAGATGAGTTAGTAGCtaaaaaggaattaaaatatgTGGAACCAACCGACAAATCACGGTGGCTTAGTCCTGGGAGAAGGAAA GGTAAACAAGTCAAATTCTTGGAGGACTCAAAAAGGTATTTGGACAGTGAATGCTCAATGCATATGAATGGAAATAGAAAACTTCTAACCAACATCGTAAATGAATCTGGATTTAGAATCACATTCGGCGATAACTCCAAGG attatgcatgCTGTAAAGTGGATAGGAAAAGCACCATCAGAACATGTCAATTCCTTGGTGACCGTCTTATCTCATGgtatagcaagaaacagacctccATTGCAACATCAACGGTCGACGCGAAGTATCTTGCCACTAGAAGTTGTTGTGCTAAGCTTCTGTGGATCCAACAAAAGTTAAAAGGCTTCGGTATCCAAGTTGAGGAATCCCCAATCTTTTGTGATAACACTAACGCCATTGCCATAACATATAATCCAGTGTTGCACTCAATGACCAACCGATCATGCACCATTTCATCTGAGATCATGTGGTGCAAATGA